Proteins found in one Magnolia sinica isolate HGM2019 chromosome 5, MsV1, whole genome shotgun sequence genomic segment:
- the LOC131246349 gene encoding putative B3 domain-containing protein At3g49610, which produces MKSLSCHRSMKRKENEKGEEEEKMFIPCWKKSKAEIQEELRGGSCSDSSSKDPKLDFDTLTRIASLENAKHQSLKIFLKNKTNNREIQISCGKKPCLPLPEWGSWIQVYLKMGGGDLVYLCNKTLTASDVMPNLCRLFLKTKEALKVLIPAMTKCEEKRLMDPKEKFIVIAVDQMGRQYNIELQYWSSVHQYVFQKGWKKLVMENGFGNDTNIRIWFFRYGKNKELGFIVIPSYSIQQLQPSSRTSTDSTSTVEEAH; this is translated from the coding sequence ATGAAATCTCTCTCTTGCCATAGGTcgatgaaaaggaaagagaatgaaaaaggagaggaagaagagaaaatgttTATTCCATGTTGGAAAAAGAGCAAAGCTGAGATTCAAGAAGAATTAAGAGGCGGAAGCTGCAGCGACAGCAGCTCAAAAGATCCAAAGCTGGATTTTGATACATTGACCAGAATCGCTTCGTTGGAAAATGCAAAGCACCAATCCCTCAAAATCTTCCTCAAAAACAAGACAAATAATAGAGAGATACAAATCTCTTGTGGGAAGAAGCCATGCCTACCACTTCCAGAATGGGGGTCTTGGATTCAGGTCTACCTCAAGATGGGCGGTGGGGATCTTGTCTACCTATGTAATAAGACTCTCACAGCCAGCGATGTGATGCCGAACCTTTGCCGTTTGTTCCTGAAAACGAAGGAGGCGTTGAAGGTGCTCATCCCAGCAATGACAAAATGTGAAGAAAAACGTCTGATGGATCCGAAAGAAAAGTTTATAGTTATAGCCGTTGATCAGATGGGCCGACAGTATAATATAGAGCTCCAGTATTGGTCTAGCGTCCACCAATATGTATTCCAAAAAGGATGGAAAAAGCTAGTGATGGAAAATGGATTTGGAAACGATACTAATATAAGAATTTGGTTCTTCCGCTATGGAAAAAATAAGGAATTGGGTTTCATCGTCATTCCCTCATACTCTATTCAACAACTCCAACCATCTTCTCGTACATCAACGGATTCTACAAGTACAGTGGAAGAAGCACATTGA